The following nucleotide sequence is from Arvicola amphibius chromosome 1, mArvAmp1.2, whole genome shotgun sequence.
TAATTCTAGGCCATCATCTCTGCTACTCCTCCAGAAAGAGCTCCACCTTCATCACTGACTGCAAATCCTCAAGCAGGACGAGTAGTACAGCTGCAGAAAGAAAGGCCCCCACTGTTTATACTCAACAGCCCCGTGCAGTTCAGATTACCCCTTCCTCTAAGAACCCAGAATGCCCACCCAGGACAACCATGTAATTGGAAGTCACACACCAAAGAAACTATGAAAGATGGAACTTGGCAAAAGCTTCAGACTgtattctccacccccacccccaaagaagaTAGAGCTTGTCTGCTGGCTGTCATGGACCCTATATCTTTACTCCAGCTATGGAAAAGCTCCTCAGAAGTAACAACACAGCCCTCTCTTAACCAAGCACAAGCAGGGATGAGATGAAGGCCAGACTCTAACATCTACAATCGCTAACACCTAACCCATAGTGAGGgtaacctttcttttctttaaaaaatactttattgtttatttaactttttattttatgagcattggtaTGAAGGGGTCaggtcagatcccctgcaactggatcttcagttgtgagctgccatgtgggtgctgggaattgaacccaggtcctctggaagagaagtcagtgctcttaaccactgagccatctctccagccccaacctctTTCTTGAGGACAATGGGCATTCGCTCATAGGGAAGATGACCTACACACAATAGCCATTAGCACTGCACCACATGCTGTCCTACCTGCACCAGGTTCATTAACTGACCAGAGACATGAGCACAACTCAAGTTACCTAAAATCAGGGCAAACAAAACAGGACAGATACTCTCCCACTTCAAAAAGCacatggtggggctggagagatggctcagctgttaagagcactggctgctcttccagaggtcctgagttcaattcccagcaaccacatggtggctgacaaccatctgtaatgagatctggtgccttcttctggcatgtgggtatacatggaggcagaatgttgtatacataataaaatttttttaaaaaaagcacatggTGACCAGCCTGgctcagagtgagttccaggaaagccagggctacttaatcccaacactcagttgaggcagtggcaggtggatctgaattcaaggccagcctggtctacagagttagagttccaggacaagacaggctccaaagctacagagaaaccccctcaaaaaaacaaaaaaagcacatgtGGGATGGGTCTGCACTGCAACAATGACTCAAAACTAGCATTGCCAACTCTTCACCATCTTTTGAAGACCTCATAAGCGGTAGTGCTAAGGTCTGAATATTGAGAACCaactttgtaaaacaaaaaccttcacaGAAAAGAACAACTCAACTGCCACTGGCCATGGAACtagaccttcctaatgctgtgatagTTTAACACAGTTCCCCatttgtagtgacccccaaccatcaaATCATTTTtgttctacttcataactgtaattttgctgtaaATACATTCAcgaactgggtgtggtgacacacacacctttaatcccagcaccaggaagggagaggcagccaatctgagttcaagcctagcctggtctacaacaaagagttccaggacagccagagttacagagaaaccatcttaaAGCCTTCCCCCGCCCCCCGCAAAACAATCAGTCTTCCAATGAAAACTATGAAAGGATCACTCGATCCCCAATGGGGTTGAGACCCAGACTAAGAACAGCTGTACTAGAGGTTCTCAAACTCCTTGCACATCAGAAACCTATGGACCAGGGCCTCACATCAGCGGCTTACTGTCACTGCCCCAAACACCAGCTATCTATTAAACCATTTAATCAAAGACAGGGATCAACTAGCTAGCCTATTTGGTTATGCTGATGACGGTTAAAACTGACAGTCTAGACCTCAGACACAACCATGACCTACACTGACAAACTCAAGAGTGGCCACCAACCCTGGCACTTGACCATTTACTGAAGAAGATTCCATTAAAATCCAGCACACTGCAGGACATGTGCAACACATCCCTTTAATCCAGCAATGCACTGGAGATAAAGATCCGACTTAAAGGACAACCTGTCTGTCTACAGAGACCCCCACAACTTGAAAACAAAACGAATCCAGCACTCCACTAAGTACTAAGAAATTGAACTGTTTATATCCTAAGTCATCACCTGAAGCTTCTGAAATCGGTAAGTCAACCGGGTTACCAGGGCCTAGCTCCATCTCACACAAACTGACCAAAAACTCGAACAAGCAACCAAAGATAACAAGTGACATGTAGTTTAAAGAGTCCACTTAGCCAATTCCTTAAATTAGGGAAGTGGAGCAAGGGTGACGGCAAATGAGAATGAAGGGTCTTACCTTGTTCAACCTGCCTGTGAGGTTCACAACGATCTTCCCAGCTCTGTGGTCGTCAATGATTTCAAACTCACCAATGTAACCTGTAAACCAAGTGACTAGTATCAAACCAAAGACACAGTCTGAGACTGCCCCCAGCGCTGCTTTTTACCTAGTTTCTCCCCCGTTATCTGATTCCATCAGAACTCTTAAAGCTTGGTATCACATTAAGATTTAACACCTAAAACCATTTTGGCACGATCACACCCTTCCCCATATTCACAGTGGTACACCTTTCTTCAACTCAAGTCTTGGAGGCTCGAAGAACCCAGACGCAAGCTTGCTTCTCCCAAGTCAGTGTTCCATTTGCACTCCTCCTCTCCCACAGACTCGCCGCggccctgcctcagctcccaggtATAGCCGCTCTGCCGTGGCTTCCTTTAAGACTATCTCCTTATCTGTCAACACTCACCGTGCTTCATCATCACGGTTAGGAACCGAACGATGACTTTGGAGCAGGGCCTGATGAGGACCTGGCGTTTGCCTCTCTTCTCTGCATTGTTGATGCTCTTGAGAGCATCAGCCAGGACGTTCATGCGCACCATGGTGgctgaggaaagaaaacacaagatatGCATGCATCAACACACAACCATGCACCAGGCTTGTGAAACTCATCTTCCTACTCCCACCATGACACCTTCTTAGGTCTACAGCAACACTGCCAACACCCGGGAAAGTTCCCGACAACTGCCTGTTCTCCTGCACTCGGTACCTGTTCGCTCAAGACATTCACGCTCACGCCACCCAGCACACAAATAGCCCGAGAAAAGTGACCCAGGCCCAGACTCATTACGTAGAAGACAACCATAGAAACGACGGGACTTATCGGCTGGCCGAAAGGAAGGTACGGAGAGAGGCAGTCAATACAGCCCAAGTTTGAAAGTTCTGGCAAACATCTGCCAAGGTTCTCCAAGTCAGCAGTGTCGCCGATTAACGCGACTTAGGGTAACTCACTTTCAGGTGCCGACAAGAAGCCTCCCAGGTGACAGGGGCCCCGCGGCTTCTTACACGGCAGGGCTGCTCGCACAGGGCGCGGGGACGCAGCCAAGGCGCATTTCACGTGCAAAGAGCAAACCCCAACTTGCTTTTCCCTAACTTGGCAGTGAGAGGCTGGGCGGAGACCCCAGGGACAAGAGTGGCCACGGGgtcttgt
It contains:
- the Rps15a gene encoding 40S ribosomal protein S15a, which encodes MVRMNVLADALKSINNAEKRGKRQVLIRPCSKVIVRFLTVMMKHGYIGEFEIIDDHRAGKIVVNLTGRLNKCGVISPRFDVQLKDLEKWQNNLLPSRQFGFIVLTTSAGIMDHEEARRKHTGGKILGFFF